From Gemmatimonadota bacterium, a single genomic window includes:
- a CDS encoding phytanoyl-CoA dioxygenase family protein produces MNQTTPYLTMEPQEQYLFDLQGFIVVRNALAPQQVATLNAALDANRDKRKDDTASSTSEALKGTQLRGLYEGMLTWEQPWCRPFREVLVNPRIIPYLNTLLGRGWKMDHSPFIFTSAAGTEGLRLHGYGQAEYNGSRSYHYQNGAMRCGLINCQYQLSDVNPGDGGLCVIPGSHKANFTLPDEISRYEADQDVVHHVPMKAGDLVIFNEATTHGTLPWKGKGERRSLFYRYTPKYMHYTGGVYKTVLPEWTKELNDAQQAVLEPPYVYHRPMIGDDGRTLSTPRREGE; encoded by the coding sequence ATGAACCAGACCACACCATACCTCACCATGGAGCCCCAGGAGCAGTACCTCTTCGATCTGCAGGGGTTCATCGTGGTGCGAAACGCCCTTGCGCCCCAGCAGGTTGCGACACTGAACGCGGCCCTGGACGCCAATCGCGACAAGCGGAAGGACGATACGGCGAGCAGCACGAGCGAGGCCCTGAAAGGCACGCAGCTCCGCGGTCTCTACGAAGGCATGCTGACGTGGGAGCAACCCTGGTGCCGGCCATTCCGCGAGGTGCTGGTCAATCCCCGGATCATCCCTTATCTGAACACCCTGCTGGGCCGGGGGTGGAAGATGGATCACAGTCCCTTTATCTTCACGTCCGCGGCGGGCACCGAGGGCCTGCGCCTGCACGGGTACGGACAGGCCGAGTACAACGGATCCCGGTCCTACCACTACCAGAACGGCGCCATGCGTTGCGGGCTGATCAACTGTCAGTACCAGTTGAGCGACGTGAATCCGGGCGACGGCGGGCTGTGCGTCATCCCGGGCAGCCACAAGGCGAACTTCACCCTTCCGGACGAAATCTCCCGCTACGAGGCCGACCAGGATGTCGTGCACCACGTGCCCATGAAGGCCGGCGACCTGGTGATCTTCAACGAGGCCACGACCCACGGCACGCTGCCCTGGAAAGGGAAGGGGGAGCGCCGTTCTCTGTTCTACCGGTACACCCCGAAGTACATGCATTACACCGGCGGCGTGTACAAAACCGTCCTGCCGGAGTGGACGAAGGAACTTAACGATGCCCAGCAGGCCGTGCTAGAACCACCCTATGTCTATCACCGGCCGATGATCGGCGACGACGGACGGACGCTGTCGACCCCTCGGCGCGAAGGAGAGTGA
- a CDS encoding phytanoyl-CoA dioxygenase family protein, whose translation MAMFGDPEDFVVMSEREKYLYDLQGFLVVRSLLSADEVRALNDALDAHPDRTGEHGPGGAMDGTPLAGPDTQYVHYEGMLTWNQPWCQPFRDLLAHPKLIPYLNTMMGRGWKLDHNIDVLTSKSGAQGTPFHGNSTGMFAGSTYYMYDDGRMRSGLIVCQFYLTDVDPDDGGLTVIPGSHKANFPMPGYVRYYEDHQEIFHHITVKAGDLVIFNEATTHGALPWRGNGERRCVLHRYIPKYMHYEGGVYETRLPEWTNELTEAQRAVLEPPYIYNRPLIEDDGESIVRPRREGI comes from the coding sequence ATGGCCATGTTCGGCGACCCGGAAGACTTCGTCGTGATGAGCGAACGCGAGAAGTACCTCTACGACCTCCAGGGGTTTCTCGTGGTGCGCAGCCTGCTGTCCGCCGATGAGGTGCGTGCGCTTAACGACGCCCTGGACGCCCATCCCGACCGGACCGGCGAACATGGACCGGGCGGCGCGATGGACGGAACCCCGCTGGCGGGGCCCGATACGCAGTACGTCCACTACGAAGGGATGCTGACCTGGAACCAGCCCTGGTGCCAGCCCTTCCGCGACCTGCTTGCCCACCCGAAGCTGATTCCCTACTTGAATACCATGATGGGACGGGGCTGGAAGCTGGACCACAACATCGACGTGCTCACTTCGAAATCGGGCGCTCAGGGAACGCCATTTCACGGCAACAGCACGGGGATGTTCGCCGGGTCGACCTACTACATGTACGACGACGGCCGCATGCGGAGCGGACTGATCGTCTGCCAGTTCTACCTGACCGACGTAGACCCGGACGATGGCGGGCTGACCGTGATACCAGGCAGCCACAAGGCCAATTTCCCCATGCCGGGATACGTGCGGTACTATGAGGACCACCAGGAGATCTTCCATCATATCACCGTGAAAGCCGGCGACCTGGTGATCTTCAACGAGGCCACGACCCACGGCGCGCTGCCGTGGCGGGGAAATGGCGAGCGTCGTTGCGTGCTCCACCGGTACATCCCGAAATACATGCACTACGAAGGCGGCGTCTACGAAACGCGCCTGCCCGAATGGACGAATGAGCTCACCGAAGCCCAGCGCGCGGTCCTGGAACCCCCGTACATCTACAACCGCCCCCTGATCGAGGACGACGGCGAATCGATCGTGCGTCCCCGCAGGGAGGGGATCTGA